ATGACCATATTGGGCATTAGAGTCTGGAATCATAAAAGCAAAGCACATTTTTTATTGTCATGGGGGAACTTGTCCAAGACACTCCAATTTTAggaaaccaaaaagaaaaatgtccTCTCAAAAATCATTTGTCACGTgacaatgaaaatcaaatgtaaACAACAAATGTTTTTaaagttttcatttttgtggTTCTTTTATAGTTTTTACTGTTTtagattataaatataataaaaataaagaaaatgaaaatgtgaaAACCATAACAGACTTGCTCTTATTGATTACAACAATTCAATGCCAAGTCCTTAATCCTACTAGGTAGGGTTGGCTACGTTGATTCTTGCTTGCTAATCAccttttttctaaaatattctttCATTCTATCCATTCTTGTTGCAGGAGCATCTATTAGTTTTCTGCCACATCCTTTAAAGTCTTGTcaataataatccccactccttCCCTGAGTACCcaagattatatttttattctggCAATATTTTAGCCTTCCCTCCAACtcatttcaaatattcttcttGTTGATAGTTCAACTGCTATATAATAACTCTTTTTATATGTCAACTGAAAATTCTGCATGAACTTTCCATGGTTGTGTTGTCATGGGTATAACTATCATCACAGTGAATGCACAATGCGGGTTTCATATCTTCATACAAAATGAGGAAACAGGACCTTCTGAGATTTCTGATACATTTCTCAGTAGCTACGTAAAATTCACAAAACCTAATTAACAAAGTTGGGTTATAGGGATTGGGTTAGTATTCTACTTTGTCACACCTTTAATTTTGGGCTGATTCAGCAAAAAGGCAGCGAAAAGGCAAAGATAGCTAGAAATCATCTAATGTTAGCTAGACTATATTTGGGTTGATTTTCCAGTGTTGCCACATACCCCAGTCTTCACCTAGTGAGACGTAGCTTGTTTTCTGCAGTTGGTTCTATGCTTTTCTTTTCTGCCAAGTTTGCTTATGTAGAACTCAATTGTCCATACAATGCGAGAATCCAACCACACATGTTCAATGACATAGAAGTATGATTTTATATCTAGTAACATGGAGAACATGATTATAGATTTGGTGCCACATTTTAGTCCCCCTCGTGTATAAAAGATGTTTTACGCTATTAGCATATCAAAGTTAATCTTGTCTTATTTTACACTGAAAAGGCATGTTGTTTGGTCTCTAATATACACCTACACCCACACCCACACATACAAGATAATTCTATCTTCTTCCTGTGGCTAGAAGAACCTATGCTCAGAACCAACATCTTACggtaaaacaaatattttatttataatgataACATCATGGGGTGGTCCCTATCTTACTGAAGTAATTTCATCACAGTGCCTTACACTTATATTACTATACCCTTCATATTCTGTAACAGTTGTTGAATAGGGTTATATCTGAAGAAGATTCGCAGTCATCGGCTGGAAAATGCGATCATTATCCGACTCCAGTGCTGCAGCTAATTCTGGCCATAAGATTGCTGATACAGTCCAAGAGCCATCGCCTCTTGCACTTTGCCGTTGGTTTACATAACCAACTCCAATCCTTTCTATGGTGGAGCAGACAGTCCCAAGCACTGGGCTTCCAAAAGAGAAGTCTAGTTCAGTTACTGGAAACTTCCGTCCTGACGAAACTACAAGAGCAGGTCCAGCACGACCTAGCACGAGCTTTGATAGCATTAATCCTGGCCTATGGCACTCAATCCAATCAATTAAGTCCAAGAAATGAGCTTCATTAGTTACCTTTGAAATTGCCTCATGAACTATCTTGGCGATATCTGATAAAGATCCATGCTTCAGTTCGACCATGCTTGCTTCTCCAAAAGCCAGGGACAGAACATTTCCAATGTAATTTGACATGGAGTTCTTGTTTTTGCTCATCCTGGCTCTTCCATCTACTAACCATCCCATCTTACAGTGCTTTTGATTTTCATTAATGGCTCGAACCATAACCTTCCAGATATAAGCAGAGAAAGCCTCAATTTTAGTTCTTCTGCTACCATCAACACATGCGAGTTTTTGCAGCCGATTGATGCTTGTAACATCGATATGATAGAGGCGCTTGAGCACGATATTTGCTGTTGGTATATTTATTATGTCTTCAATGGTGCAAGAGGCGAAAGCTTGGTCTACCCAGGGGTCATAAGTAGGAGGAAACCGGGCACGTAGACACCTGCCATGATCAGGTTCACAAGAAATGTTCTTTCCCCTGGCTATTTCAGACCAGGTAACTAGAAACTTACCGAAGGCACTAGCATCACCTAGCGCATGGTCAAATGTGAAGGTTATAGATATTCCTCCACAAGTGTAACATGTTATTTGGATTTGCGACGGAAATTCCTGCTCAATAGAGACTAGTTTCCCTTGAAGAGATTGGTTAAGATCATAGAAGTCCAGTTTGTTGAGAGGGATGTTTGCACAGGCTTCTACGACAAGAGCACCGTTGTTGTCACATATGATTTCTGGCTCACCGGTGCTTGGGTTTTGGACTATTCGACCAGCAAATGGGTAGAAATGATTGAGTGTTTTCGCTAGGGAGAATTTAAGGGCCTCAGTGGTGGTTGTGAAGTTATCAACAAGGGATTTGCGGTAGAAATAGAAGTATGTTACTGGAAAGCGGCCTGAAAGGAGGTCAAGGTTTGAGAGGGTAAGAATATGAGATTCTGGCAAAGGTCCAACAGCTTTTACGATAGTTTTTTTGGTGAAGCTCACTTCATAGCTGCCATGGATTGCATCCTCAACTGCCATTGTGAAAGCTAGCTaaggtactctctctctctctctgatgtTCCAAGTTATGAACAAGCGTTACTTATATATAAGGGGTGAACATATGAAGAAAGAAATgctggaagaaaaaaaaggtcATTATACACCTGAAAGGAAAGAGAGTTTTGAAAGCAATGTTTGTAGACAGTAGATTCGTAGTGATGTCTCACAAATTGTTTGAGCATCTATCAAGTTTGAGAAACTGTACCTAATTGAATGATTTGATAAGTTGCCAATCTATTTCCAGTGTTTCTGTGCTAGAACTCTGGCATATTTATAGATGGAGGGTGGGCCTTGGTACTTTTGTCCAATTCTCTAGGGATTAAAATTGTGTACTGATGAGTTACCTTTTAATTTGTGAAGTGGAATGGTGTCACTAAAAAGCTTGAATGTACGAAATTCCTCTAATATAAAGTGTTTAATGAGTTGCCTGCAGAATCTAGACATCACCAAGAGAGAGATATCAGTGAAGATTGAACAGAAGTTGGGAGTGGCAAATACAAGTTTCATGGAGTCAATTCAGGAATTAACAACTTGTGGATGTCTACTTACGATAGGAGAGTGGACAGCATTGAAGAAATGGAAGATTTTCAAAGATTCCCATTAATCTTGTAATGGTCAAAAGTAAGCATTATAGCGATTATTGactcttagaaaattttaatcaGACTATGCTGGTGGAGTTGCATCTGAATCACCAAAGTGAAATAGACACAACTCACTCCAGTTCTTTTCATGATTTTGATATGACCCAACACAAAACACATGCCTTTTTGTTTTGCACCATATTCTTTTGTGCATTAGTGAGATTGTTTTCATACCCTATTATAATATAATGGGAATCTGCAGAAAATCCTCTCATTACCATTGCAATTGCAAATGGCAAGAGTCCCATGCAGAAAGCACATTTTTTTCATGTTGCTTTATGTTCATGTGTGAAAAATGATTTTACAGaacttttataaatatcattttaatgaatttttaacatatatattatttaatgtgaAACTTCTTATTAcaaactataatatatatatatatgtattatttcaCATTGAAGTTCACTTAAACATTACGAGTTGGGCTTGTTAAACAATATAAGAAAAATCTACCTTATTAGCATATTTcatcacaaaaccctatttcAGAACAAAAAGAACATTAAAAAGGTTgagagaataaataaatgtgaacTAGCAAAAATAAATGTGAGATGTATAGTAAGAGTTACtcatttattacatatatatgtattaattttttatacagtATAATCGTTAGGACTTTTTTGGCATCatacaattatgaaaatttgcaTTTCGGTAACTTCTAATCCCAAGTTCTAAGTATTCATTGtcatttgttaaattttattcttattattgttgtctttttttgggaattaagtaatagaacaaaaaaaaaagggggctaTTAGCATAAAAAAACCAAACCTTTTCGAGTTGTGGCTATTTTATCTAATCTTTCTAATTTTAGCAATTAAATCCAAATTTGTAAAGTTAGTAGCAATTTtagttaaattgaaataatggGTTGCCCGACCATCAACCCTTAATCATGTGGCATGTCACGTGGATATTTTAGCGGGCTCATTGTTGATtgagccaaaaaataaaaaaaatgcaaaagctTATGAACCTCCTGAAATCGAAATCATAACCTGTTGAAATTGAAACCTAGTTTTAGATCAAAAAGAGGCGAGACAAAGGAGAAAATGGGTGGAGGAAGAATCAAAGGCTGAGGACAAGGTTGAAGCTAAGGAATCGAACGAGGAAGACGTCAAGAAGGAATCGCAAGGTGAGGATGACGTTGAAGGCTGAGCGATCGGATGACAAAGACGTCGGGGATGAAAAGGACGAGACAGAGGAAGAATGGAGGGTTTTGAAATCCCAGACAACATATTGCTTCATACGGTGACGACGACGTAGGGGCACAAATAGCACAACTCGGAGGAAGACGAAGGCTGTTTGGGAAGACGAAGAGAGCACGACTCTGTGAGGTTTTCAGGTCGCCATTTGCTTAGGAAGAGGAAAGAGATGGAAGTGTAAGTGTCTTGTCCTGTattgtttcttttctaaaagaatttaaaaaacacATAAGTTAGTTGCTTTGTGTATCCACTGGAATAATACTTGTGACTTGGGGGATAAGAGATTGATGGAAACTGACAAGAAGTTGCCCAGCATGTagcatatgatttttcatcatgAATAGCATGATCCATCCGCGTGCAGATTGTaagaggtaaattaatatttcatttgagAATTCTAGCACacttttttatgtaattagAGTTAAATTGTTGTGAAGGTGATTGGTTTGATGGCATCGAATGAGTAATCTGACATGTCTTTTGGGAGTTGTAGTAGATGTAGCGACAATATGGTTGTATGCAAGGTGCACAAATTGGAATGTCGTAGTCAAATTTCATATACTTGAAAGAATCCAGGAAGAAGGTTTTTATGTTGTCCTTTGCCTAAGGTAACTATGTAAGTTTGAAGATTATCGgtttattaatttgtttgtgACATTTGTTGAAAGTACACATATTGTAGGATCAAAGTTGTGGATTTATCAAGTGGTGTGATGAGGAGCTAAAGGTAGGTTCTCGATAAAGAGAGGTTTTTAATGTCATATATGACATGATGGAAAGAATGGAAGCCATTATTGCAATGAAAAAAAAGACTGATGTTGCATTTGAAACCAAGATAGGGGATGCTGAGGCAATATTGAATGCTAGAAAACAGGTATAAAACAAGGGTTGTACATAGATTCATGCTACTTTTAAGACAAAACAACAACTATGCAACCAGTCAAAAAATCAAGACAAGGGCAATGGGACATTGGTGATTTGATGGAATTATTGTCTCACATATCTATCCAACTTAAAAAAACATTCAAATATGATATGCAAACACTTGTAGTTCCAAATtcttacatgtatatatatatatatttttatgtttttgctgCAAAATATTTGGACAACAATAGCATAGGGACACCATGATAAGTATCCATCCAAcacaaacaaatcaaacaacATTAATTGGTTAAACGAACTCAATCCGTCCAAATCCTCTTAAATTACAACACAATCTCATCCAAATTACCCCTCGGTACAGAATTATAGAACTGACACAAGCAATCAAGCATCCCAAATGAGAACACAATCCAAATTACCGTAACCAATTACATCACACCACAAATAACCGTCTCAAATAGCACATACAAATCTCCATACTGTTTACAAATTACCACACATCTCAAACAACTGTCTCAAATGACACATACAAATTTTCATACCGTCTACAAATTACATCACATCTACTTGACCGTACCAAATGACTTTTGCTCATAGGCTTGGTGGTGGTGGGCTAACTTGATCAGATTTCTCTTGAGAAGGCATGGGTTGTGATCCAGTTGTTGATTGACTTTCTTGCTGTTAGGAGTTTAATACATTCCTTGTCGCGACAGATGTTGCTGTACGTCCACAtacatatcttgctcatttttccCTTGGCATTTGAATTGCCAAAAAAGACACACAAATTAcatgtaaaataacaataagTCTATTTTGTTACATGGGAAagcttataataaaaaaataaattaattaactaacatTTGTATCATTGCAtaaaaaattttggattttgaggAGAACATCACTCTGTAGCCTTGActtgcctatatatatacatcacgATGAATAAGAAGTATCAGATAGAAGTTTCAGGGTCAaccaattttgttaaatttgcaaAAAAACAGGTGTAGCTACCAATTACAAAATAGATTTTATCCAATTATTTTGTTCTAGTTCAAGGTTATACCTTTCTTCTATCTCTTGCCACTTGCCTTTTCGATGCAGTTGCCTCAGCCATTGTTGGGGCTAACGCTGAAGCTGTTGTTGTGACATTTGTTGAGACACTTGCATTGGCACTTGCATATCACTGGCTGAGGCTCCCGCTGTGGCACTCGCCAAGGTAGATGCTGTGGCTGTTGTTGGAACACTTGTTGATGCAGTTGATCTCGATCTTGCGGAGGCACGCGATCTGGTAGTTGATGGGGCTATTGCTGAGGCATTGGTTGTGGCACGTGGTCTGTCTCTCTTCGCCTATCATGGGATAGTAATATTAGTGTGaacaaattacatatatataacataatgGACATTTATAATTAGATATTCATACCTTGGGAGGTCTTGGTGCCGCTGTCTTGTTCTTATTTGGGCAACCTCTCTTATTGTGGCCAGTTTGCAAGCAATGTTGGCATGTCATATGCATGCCATGCGGACCGCCCACATCTTGTCCTTCAATTTCAACGACATCCTTCTTTCGTTTCTTTTTTAGTCTGCCAGGCATTCTTTTATATGGAGGGAACAGTATAGGAGTAGCATCAGTCCTTGACCACATTGAGAACTCATTCAATGGCTCCAATGCATACTTGTATGcctttaaatattctaatttgcTATAATACCGATTTATATAGGCAACTGAATCATGCTTCATAAAGTGTATACAGGCCAAAGCATGAGGGCATGGGATGCCACTTAAGTCCCATTGCCTACAAGAACATATATGCTCTTGTAGGCTGACCACATAACCTTGGTCCGCAATGCTAACTTGGAATTTTTGTCCAACAGCGGGCCTCACATTGCAATACCTTGTCCCCAACTGTGCCTTCTCCAACATTTTTCTGATCCGTGGACAAATTTCATCTGAACACTTATTCATCATCTCTCTTTTATCATACATTCTTACCATTAAAGATGTTCAAATCCCTTCTAACATGTTTATGATAGGCAAGCACCTTGCCTTGCATATATAATCATTGAAGGTTTCAACTAAGTTAGAGGTTACAACATCACACTTGGGCCACGTGTTGATGAATGCCCTGCAAAAATTTTTAGGGTTCTACTTCATGAAATCAGAATGTGCAGTGGCATCCAACACTTCCATCTCTTGCATGCAGCTAAGAAAACCTGACTCATTTGTTGCATTAACTGCCCTCCAAAACAATGACTTAATCCCTTATGTAACCTTTTCCAGTTGGCATAAATATGCCTTGCACAATTTCTATGCTCAGCATAAGGTATAAGATCCTTAATTGCCTTGGGAAAACCCTTTTGTTGATCACTAACAAGTGTTAGGCCAAGTTcatcaacaatattaatatcCTCCAACAAGTGCTCTAGAAATCATCTCTAACTGTTCTCATTTCCCCCCTCAACAATAGCCCAACTTATAGGGAACATTTGATTATTCTCATTCCTCCCAATTGCATTCAGTAAGGCACCTCCTACTAggtgttagagttatgccccacaagccaattatatttacatgtaattgatcatatttttttcgttgtgactctttatcttcaatcaattattattgtaaggcattatgttttatttgtcattgatgattgtctttattatttccattcttgacaaagtctatagatcaaataggctaatggaatatggtcgtgcatagagatgacgatcatgaaacatattccttataagccttgatcttaaatgttcatagtcatagagttattaggattggacactaataactcggatagactagcatatatgatgcatgctcaattaggagaatgtcttgtttcatagacattggtgtgtggacactagtgcatatatgtgggtgcttattacaagaataagtacactgaactgacccactacagaattcctaatggtaattgtttattgtcgaattgaaatttctgtgttgcaatagtgcagattggtccttagacttgagacatcatggtagtcttatatttgactggttacgctttggttcttttttggattccaatggagttattaacaaattatcactgggcgtaaccttatcacatatgaaggcttgtggatgtcgaaatagaattcatcacttatcgataagatgagaagatgtcctgtgtattccgatgatttcatgactgaggaaatccttggccaaggtgagatggaaatcaaaaggtgttttgatttcacctatcaagtcataaatctggaatggatatatagttattgaatgattagggtttcgttataaaaccataccctaaattcaatcaggacatagattgatgaaaggattttactgcacggtatttgcaattgaaaaggtccgtgtttttttatcgttggctaggtattcatggcatgtttctaaacgttaaccatgatatgtagggttttagaattaatttgattaattctaaaactattaattaaagagtttaattaagaagcccataaaatatgctaattaagaagcccataagtttaattaaagagtttaattaatctaatgagttgggccttcatatagcccaatagagttggcctacactagcccaatggtggacctaaggggttacACACTTAGGTCAAGCCCgttccataatttaaaaaagagatacggcccaatatgattatgggccagacctaaatcgtttagggtttttactctataaaaaggccacttaagaagttgaaaaagaagaggaaaaattcggatctctcttggaggcgcctagggtttgctAGTACTAGTCAAGGCGTCATGAAAAAAGGTtaatcgtgtggaccgacttggaggagtttgcacttgcaactctacggatcaaagaaAGAAGAATCGAAGCTACACGATTGGCCGGTTCCTAACACTAGGGTCTTTAGGAAGCACCCATCCAAACAAATACAAGGCTTACAAGCTGTCATATACCTCTTCCTAAGGCCTGAAAATCCTATATACATTCTTCCGAACACACGTTCCTCGGTAGGTCCAGTGGCATTTGTCTCCAATTCGAAGTGGCCTTCAGGGTCAACCCTTGTGAGTTCAACCATGTATGAATGGAGTTTTGAATAATGAGAGTCTAAACCACCCCTCAGTAATTTTAGTGCCTTAGTCCTTGCTCTGTAACATGTCCATTTTGACACAGTTATTGCATATTTGTCCTTGATATCAAGTGTCATCTCTTTTACACCATAGGAAGTATTTCTTCTGAATGTTTGGAGGAATTCTTTTGCTAACCAGTTAGAATTAACTTGCTTATTTGCTAGACTTCTACAACAATGATATTCAGCATTATACCTTCTCACCACAACTATCTTCTCTCCTTGCTTCTTCGCAGCATATATTCTCCATGGACAACCATTCGTACACACTGCTTCCATATGTTTTTCACATGACCTTTTCCAGCCAATATTGAACCCATTACATATTCCATATTGCTGGACGCATTTCTTAAACTGTTTGGCATTCTCAAAAAGCATgccaatttcaaatttaattttagtgtGGTCACAACGTGGGTTATAAACTAAAgacttgttcttcttcttctttgcgcCTAACAAGTCACTTTGATGACTGCTACATGGAGTGTCAAAACCTTCATCATTAGAGTCAATGTATTCACTAAGGTGTCCATCATTATTTCCAAATTGAGGATCTACCTCCAGCCCTTCACCATTGTCAACAATGCTTGATTTAAAGACAGTCTTGTTTTTCCATGCAATCACAAACTCCTCATCATCGGTCTCACATTCTTCAACCCAACTGTAATCGCTATCAAGCTCATCCCCATCGACTGTAGGAATATCGAAATCCTCATCATCTTCATTGTCCTCATCATTGTTATCTCGTGCATTATGTGCATCCTTAATGACTACATCAACTGGTGCTTCATAATGATCCATTCCATCATCATACTCAAACTCATCCTCATTAACATCAACATCACATCCTACATTGTCTTTACCCACATTCTTCTCACTTGACTCACCTAATTTACATTCAATGTAAATTTTCAAGAAACCAAACTTTATGCCCTCTTCCCACATCCTAAAGACTTCTTCATCATTATGGACTAAACACTGATAATCCCACTCCCCCCTCGGTTTGTAGTACCCTAATTTGTACAAATCCCTATAACCATTTTCCTTACACTTTGCCACAATATGTTCATAGGACATTCCAATGCAATTTTTCCAACCCCCTAATACATATGTACCACCTACATACGTACGCCATGAACCCTTCGTGAATTTCCCACCAACCCATATCTCAACAGGGCAATtgttaacaaaaagaaatacaCCACTAATTAAACCCTAATTTAATCCAAATCTACTTAAAGAAAATAC
The Diospyros lotus cultivar Yz01 chromosome 12, ASM1463336v1, whole genome shotgun sequence DNA segment above includes these coding regions:
- the LOC127786693 gene encoding uncharacterized protein LOC127786693, whose amino-acid sequence is MVRMYDKREMMNKCSDEICPRIRKMLEKAQLGTRYCNVRPAVGQKFQVSIADQGYVVSLQEHICSCRQWDLSGIPCPHALACIHFMKHDSVAYINRYYSKLEYLKAYKYALEPLNEFSMWSRTDATPILFPPYKRMPGRLKKKRKKDVVEIEGQDVGGPHGMHMTCQHCLQTGHNKRGCPNKNKTAAPRPPKAKRDRPRATTNASAIAPSTTRSRASARSRSTASTSVPTTATASTLASATAGASASDMQVPMQVSQQMSQQQLQR
- the LOC127786692 gene encoding coniferyl alcohol acyltransferase, giving the protein MAVEDAIHGSYEVSFTKKTIVKAVGPLPESHILTLSNLDLLSGRFPVTYFYFYRKSLVDNFTTTTEALKFSLAKTLNHFYPFAGRIVQNPSTGEPEIICDNNGALVVEACANIPLNKLDFYDLNQSLQGKLVSIEQEFPSQIQITCYTCGGISITFTFDHALGDASAFGKFLVTWSEIARGKNISCEPDHGRCLRARFPPTYDPWVDQAFASCTIEDIINIPTANIVLKRLYHIDVTSINRLQKLACVDGSRRTKIEAFSAYIWKVMVRAINENQKHCKMGWLVDGRARMSKNKNSMSNYIGNVLSLAFGEASMVELKHGSLSDIAKIVHEAISKVTNEAHFLDLIDWIECHRPGLMLSKLVLGRAGPALVVSSGRKFPVTELDFSFGSPVLGTVCSTIERIGVGYVNQRQSARGDGSWTVSAILWPELAAALESDNDRIFQPMTANLLQI